The Alkalihalobacillus sp. LMS6 genomic interval GGCCGATTTTAGCCGGGTTAATTATGGAATCTGGAACTGTAGCAACGAGCTATCTCGTCGCCACAATCCTTGTTTTCCTGTCTGCCGTTGTGATTTTCCCACCATTTATTAAAGAAGCACCTGTGGAAAATCAAGTAAAACAAAGCCCACTCAAAGACTTACGTGAAGGATTTAGCTATATTAAAAGCTCCAACTTCTTATTAGTCGGGTTGCTCGTGTTAATTACACTGAACTTTTTCGTCTTTGGCGCGCTTCATATTGCAATTCCATTACTCGTTGACTTGCACGGTGGAACGCCAATTAACTTAAGTTATATGGAAGTAAGCTTAGGTGTAGGGATGGTCATCAGTACGTTCCTTCTAAGTTCAATTCAAATTAAAAGACGCGGATTTACGTCGTTAATGGGTCTGTTTGCTTCTGTTGGCACGTTACTCATTTTTAGTATCGCACCAAACTTATTAACGCTAACGATTGTTGTGTTTTTCATTGGATTTTCGATGTCGTTTGTGTATATTCCATTTTTCACGGCAGCGCAAGAGAATACAGATGCTCGCTTAATGGGACGAGTAATGAGTATTATCTTCCTAGCCATGAATGGATTTGATCCGATTGCTTATGGATTGGTCAGTGCGCTTGTGGCAGCAAACGTCAGCATTCAGCTTATCTTGTTTAGTCTCGGAGTTGCTGGTCTACTCATTGCCTTCATTGTGAAAATCAAAGCACCACATTACGCAAAGTCTTAAACATCGAAGCCTATCGACTCAAGTCGGTAGGTTTTGTTTAATTTTTTATATGAATGAATCATGCGTTATAAAATTGATTCGAAAATCAAAACCGATGTGAAATGTCGAAAAATATTTACAACATGATATGCCGCCTCATTTATGCAATCGTTTGCCCTTTGTTTTCAAGGAAAGACAAGCTATATATGCACCAATTGCACGCCTAGACTCGTTCTTTCCCGGTTATATTTAAGCAGTTGTCCAACATAAACATTCTTTCTTCTACATACACCTTTAGCAATGCGTTTGCTTTCTATTATGCACTCAAGGGGGAGAACGAAAATGGTGTTCAAGAAAACAGTTGGTACACTCATTTCAGGAGCATTGTTAACGAGTTTTTTAGTTGGTTGTAATGGTGGAGACAAGCAAGAGACGGAAACATCAGAACCAAGTGATCCTAATAACGAACCAACTGAAGAAGCTTTAGTGCCTGAGGAAGGCGCTCACCTTGTTCTTTGGGATAATAGCGATGAGGAAGCAGAATGGGCTTCCGTAGTAGCTGAAGAGTTTGAAGCAGAATACGGCGTGCCAGTTGAAGTACAAGAAGTCGGACATACAGAGGCTTCAACAAAATTAGAAACAGATGGACCCGCAGGACTTGGCGCCGATGTTTTTAACTCCGCCCATGATCATTTAGGAAAAATGGTCTCTGCAGGGCTTGTTTACGAGAATTATTATGCAAACGATTACAAAGACACATTTATGGATGCCGCCATTAGCGGAACATCGTATACCGATAAAGATGGAAATTATCAGCTCTATGGTTATCCGATTGCCATTGAAACGTATGCGCTTTTTTACAATAAAGACATCGTTGAAGAACCACCTGCAACATGGGAGGAGTTGTTTGAATCTGCGAAAGCATTTCAAGATGATTCTTCAGGTAGTGAGCGAACATTTGGCTTTATGATGGAGCCAGCAAACTTTTATTATACCCACGCCTTTATGGCAGGCTACGGTGGTTATGTGTTTGGCGATAATAACACGAACCCTGAAGACCTTGGAATTGATAATGAAGGCGCAATCCAGTCAGGCGAATTTTTAAAGACGATGCGTGACGAATTACTTCCACTTGCTATTGAAGATATTACGTATGATGTCATTTCATCCTTTTTCAATGAAGGGAATTTAGCTTATCGCATTTCGGGTCCTTGGGATGTGCACAATCATCAAAATGCTGGTGTGAATTTTGGTGTTGCCCCCCTTCCACTACTTGAAAACGGAGAAGCGCCGCAATCGTACTCTGGCATTAAAGCCTACTACGTAAACTCTTATAGTGAGTACCCGATGGCCGCCACATTACTTGCTCAATTTGCTTCCAGTGAAGAGATGTTGTTAAAACGCTATGAAATTACCGGGCAGCTTCCACCTGTTGAGTCGTTAATTGATCATGAAACGATTCAAGCAGATGAGATTTCAACAGCATTTTTGGAGCAGGCGTTAGAAGCGGTTCCGATGCCAAATATGCCGGAAATGATGTCTGTTTGGGGTCCTATGCAAGTTGCTTATACATCTATCTGGAATGATGACATGGAGCCAGAGGAAGCTTTAAAGTCTGCTCGCGAGCAGATTGAAGATGCCATTGAAACACAGAATCGATAGATGTTAAAAAAGCCATAACCATCCAGTTGATTTGTATGTTGGCGGACGCTTTCCGTGGGCGCATTGGCACTGTTCCCACTGGAAACGCCGCCATTTTAAACA includes:
- a CDS encoding maltose ABC transporter substrate-binding protein is translated as MVFKKTVGTLISGALLTSFLVGCNGGDKQETETSEPSDPNNEPTEEALVPEEGAHLVLWDNSDEEAEWASVVAEEFEAEYGVPVEVQEVGHTEASTKLETDGPAGLGADVFNSAHDHLGKMVSAGLVYENYYANDYKDTFMDAAISGTSYTDKDGNYQLYGYPIAIETYALFYNKDIVEEPPATWEELFESAKAFQDDSSGSERTFGFMMEPANFYYTHAFMAGYGGYVFGDNNTNPEDLGIDNEGAIQSGEFLKTMRDELLPLAIEDITYDVISSFFNEGNLAYRISGPWDVHNHQNAGVNFGVAPLPLLENGEAPQSYSGIKAYYVNSYSEYPMAATLLAQFASSEEMLLKRYEITGQLPPVESLIDHETIQADEISTAFLEQALEAVPMPNMPEMMSVWGPMQVAYTSIWNDDMEPEEALKSAREQIEDAIETQNR
- a CDS encoding MFS transporter; this translates as MAQTSLFKNRTFVLLLIAGIFAVVGFSMFLTTTTWYVVTILGSASSLGIVLIAATVPRLLMMTFGGVVADKYKKTTIMFGTNLAQGVLLLSIYFLVDLDQMTFLLLLGLAAIFGTLDAFFGPASSSMIPKIVSKEQLQQANAYFQGVDQVAFILGPILAGLIMESGTVATSYLVATILVFLSAVVIFPPFIKEAPVENQVKQSPLKDLREGFSYIKSSNFLLVGLLVLITLNFFVFGALHIAIPLLVDLHGGTPINLSYMEVSLGVGMVISTFLLSSIQIKRRGFTSLMGLFASVGTLLIFSIAPNLLTLTIVVFFIGFSMSFVYIPFFTAAQENTDARLMGRVMSIIFLAMNGFDPIAYGLVSALVAANVSIQLILFSLGVAGLLIAFIVKIKAPHYAKS